One Xiphophorus maculatus strain JP 163 A chromosome 9, X_maculatus-5.0-male, whole genome shotgun sequence DNA segment encodes these proteins:
- the gorab gene encoding RAB6-interacting golgin has protein sequence MSGWAGFSEEELRRIQQKDSAGPPAAPRGRKPPTSSRSRQQMQREKALQLAGSQTLLPGQQLSKPPLTIEGQPPDQTGAPSAGQEKQQKPANMKQNEEHRPKAEEEKKEEILVVKELEKQEVEMREKTRLEQLQQEQKVIEERNKLTKALLAKTIAEKSKQTQAEAVKLRRIQKELQALDDMVSNDIGILRGRIEQASWDYSAARKRYEKAEAEYVAAKLDLHRKTEVKEQLTEHLYAIIQQNELRKACKLQQLMEELQLQEELQQQEELQQQEEEEQSRAAAAEPQRNGSSEAAAPSALGGAEALQQEALDQLNTEPDCKRSENCDVVRPLTS, from the exons ATGAGCGGCTGGGCGGGTTTTTCTGAAGAGGAGCTGCGGAGAATCCAGCagaaag ACTCCGCTGGACCTCCTGCTGCTCCCCGCGGTAGGAAGCCTCCGACATCCAGCCGGAGCCGGCAACAGATGCAGCGGGAGAAAGCGCTCCAGTTAGCCGGCTCACAGACCCTGCTGCCGGGGCAACAACTCAGCAAACCACCGCTGACGATAGAAGGTCAGCCTCCAGACCAGACAGGAGCTCCTTCTGCCGGAcaggagaagcagcagaaacccgCTAACATGAAGCAGAATGAGGAGCACCGCCCgaaagcagaggaggagaaaaaggaggagaTACTTGTGGTGAAAGAGCTGGAGAAGCAGGAGGTGGAGAT gagagaaaagacgcgtctggagcagctgcagcaggagcagaaAGTCATCGAGGAGCGGAACAAGCTGACCAAAGCACTTCTGGCTAAAACGATCGCTGAGAA GTCCAAACAGACCCAAGCCGAGGCGGTGAAGCTGAGGCGGATCCAGAAGGAGCTGCAGGCGCTCGACGACATGGTGTCCAACGACATCGGCATCCTGCGGGGCCGGATAGAGCAGGCCAGCTGGGACTACAGCGCCGCCAG GAAGCGTTATGAGAAGGCCGAGGCCGAGTACGTGGCGGCCAAGCTGGACCTGCACAGGAAGACGGAGGTGAAAGAGCAGCTGACCGAGCATCTGTACGCCATCATCCAGCAGAACGAGCTGCGCAAAGCCTgcaagctgcagcagctgatggaggagctgcagctgcaggaggagctgcagcagcaggaggagctgcagcagcaggaggaggaggagcagagcaGAGCCGCCGCTGCAGAGCCTCAGAGGAACGGCAGCAGTGAGGCAGCAGCGCCATCAGCCCTCGGTGGCGCTGAGGCGctccagcaggaggcgctggaCCAACTGAACACAGAACCAGACTGTAAACGGTCAGAAAACTGTGATGTGGttcgacctttgacctcctga